From Helicobacter sp. MIT 99-5507:
TGTGTAGAGATTGCAAAAAATATTGATGATATTTTTTGCGATAAAGATTCTCTTGTGATTTACAATCTAGAATCTAAAAATATTGTAAAAAATACTATATTAAATTTGATAAAAAAAAACAAAAATGCAATATTTAGTGCAAATAGTATAAGCAATGAGCTAAAATGGAGTTCGCCAAACTTTAATAAAGAAGTGATAAAAGAGCTAGAATCTAAAGGAATCATAAAAAAATCTGCACCAAATTTATATATAAGCACAAAAAGTAATATTGATGATGTATTTTCTTATGCAAAAGAAGAAATACTTAAAATTCTTCAAGATGGCGGGATGACACCAATTGCACCATACAATATATATGATGATTTAAATATTGATAGAAAACTAGGTGATGATATCTTTAAAAATCTAACAAAAACAAAAAAAGTAGTGCGACTAAGTCATAATATTTTTATATTAACAACAGAATTAAACAAAATCATGCAAAAAGCAAGAGATATTATAAAAACTCAAGGATATATTGATATTGCTAGCTTTAAAAAACATTTTAATATAAGTAGAAAATATATCATTGCTTATTTAGATTATTTGGATAATTATGGTGATATAAAAAAAGAAGACAATAAAAGAATGCTAAGGTAAAAGCATGTCATGAAAGCAAAATACAAATATTTAAGGAAGGAAAATGAATAAAATTATCGTCATACTAAAATGGATTTACTTTTCTATATTTTATCCAATATTTAAGTTAATACAACGACCTTCAATTGATATGATAAACAAATCCATACCAATACATAGCGCAAATACTAGATTTGGTATGGAAGCATTATTAAGAAAAGAGATTTTAGGGCAGTATAAAGTTTTAGATATGCTTGAAAGTATTAGACTATTAACACAAAGCAATCAAAGCTTTATTCGGTTAGGTGATGGTGAAATGCATATATTAGCAGATAGACCTGTTGGTGGTATGCATAAAAATAGCCCTAAGCTAAAAGAAGCACTTTTAGAGGCAACATATCGTGCTATGTCGCTTAATATACCAGTTGGTTTATTGCCATTGATAGTTCATAATTTTTCTGATAAAAGTGGATTTTTCTATGCATGTGAGAATTTAGATGTCTTTACTATAATGAAATACATTCCTAAAGATTATATTTATTTTGATGCTACATTATTTAGGAATTCACCATTTGAATACTACGCATTTTCGCATCAATTGGGGGGGGGTAGAATCAAAGATTCTAGAGTTTGAAATAGCTAAAAATCCTAGATTCTATCTTGATATAGATATTGGTAAGAAAATGTTTGAGTTTTATTTGGAAAATGTAATAGAACCAATGAAAACACTCTGGCAAAATAAAACCGTCATAGTAATTGAAGGTAATAATAGCTATTTTGGCGTTTATAATGATTTATTAGAGAGTGCAAATAATATTATTCGCATAAGTGATGCGCCTAGTTTGAGTGCATTTAGCAAGATTGATGAATTGTATAAAAAGGCACTAAAAATCGCACAAAATCTAGAATCTGATGATATTTGTTTTGTTTTGGCTCTTGGTGCGACAGCTAAGATTTTAGGGATTAAGTTGATTATGAAAGGTTATAAATGCTTTGATATGGGTAATTGCAGTATTTCATATGACTGCTTTAGATTGGGCGCACCAAGAAAGCTAGTAGATACTTTTAATCCAAAAAAATATTATATGTTAAGCTCCTATTTATCATAATAAAATATGAAATATTAGATTCTATGTTTAGATGGATAGAATCTTTAAAAATTATTTGGACAATAGTGATATAAAAAGGTAAAAAGATGGAAAAAGAAATTCGCTTAGATTTTTTACAGAATCCAAAGATAAATAAAGAAGCTTTAGTATTTAGTGATTTTAATTTTAATTCAATTGCAATAAAAGAATCTCAAGATGAAGTTTTTAGAGAAAAATTAAGACAAAGATTTAATACAAATTATGCTTTACCTTTTAATTTTTCTAGCTCTGGATTTATAGAATTTTTCTTAAATTTTAAAGAGATATATTATACTGCATCGCTTCATTATGAGATTAGGACAGCAATTAACTTACTAAAAAATCATATAAAATCACATGTAATTTCATTGCAAGACTTAGATATTAGCAAAATTGATAAAAATGTAGATTCTGATACTTTGATAATACTTCCTAGTATAAATGAAGATATTTTTAGCATAAATAAAATAGATGAAGTTTATAATGCCACACTTGCCCTTGATATCAGCTATTTATATAGGCTAAATATGCCATTGCCAAAATCTCATATTTATTTTATAAATGGTGTAACTTTTGGGCTTTTAAATGGAATGGGACTGATTCTAAGTCACAAAATTTATACATCTGGATTATATAAAAAAGACTTTAGCAAAGCATTTTGTAATGCCCTAGATTCTACTATACAAACAGATTATACAAATATAACTTTATATGAAAAGTTAAAAGCCAATCTTGGCGATGATGTAGATTTATTTGCAAAAGATTTTGCGCCAAATACACTTCCACTGCGGCTAAAACATATAAATACAAGAAATCTAATCCAGAATCTATATCTTGATGATATTTATATTCAAAGTGCTCAAGAATGTTATCTTGGATTTATAAAGCCATCTTTTACATTATTATCACTTGGTTTTGGACAAGTAAAAGCAAGAGAATTATGTGCCATAACATTTGATAAAATTGATGATATTGATATTGTTGTATCAAAAATCACACAAAGCTATAAAATGATAAGAATAATGGAATTCTAAGGAGATAAAATGAATACATTAAATATGCCAGATTTAAGTGATTTTTTCATTTTTATAAAAGAACTTGAAGTGAAACAAAAAAAAGAAGAAACAATAAATCTTGATAATGCACTAAATAGAATCCTAAGTTGCGATATAAAATCAAGATACAATATCCCACGATTTGATAATTCCGCTATGGATGGGTATGCAATAAAAATTGGATTTGAAACATATAAATTAAAAGATAGTGCATTTGCAGGTGATAAGACAAATCTAGAAATAAAAAATAACGAAGCGATAAAAATCACAACAGGAGCAAAAATCCCAAAAAATACGCAAGCTGTGATACCAAAAGAATGTGTAAAATTAGATAATAATAAAATAATATTAGAAACAACCCCAAATCTAAATCAATGTATAAAATTTAAAGGTGAAGATTATAAAAGTGGAAAGGTTATTTTATGCAGTGGAAGTTTGCTCAATGCACAAAATATAGCTTTGCTTGCCTCTCAAGGAATAAATAAAATAAAAGTAAAAAAGAAAGTAAAAATAATTATCTTTGGCAGTGGAAATGAAATAACAAATATCAATAAAAAACTAGGTGAAAATCAAATCTATGATATTAATTCATATTTAATAAAATCTGCTCTAAGCAACCTAAATTGTAAAATCAAATATGGTGGAATCTTAAGCGATAAAGAAAAAAATATACAAAATAAGATCGAAAAAGCACTAGATAAATATGACATTATTATTACTAGTGGAGGAGTTAGTATAGGCGAAAAAGACTATATGCATAAAGTATTACAAAATATAAATGCTGATATTTTGCTAGATTCTACAAATATCAAGCCTGGTCGCCCTGTAATATTTTCTAAAAAAAATAATAGTTTTATACTCTCACTTCCTGGCAATCCAATAGCTGCTTTTATCCAATACACTTTGCACTTACCGCTACTTATACAAAAATTTAATGGAAGCAAAAATTTATATTTAAAACCAATTATAGCTATAAATAAAAATGAGTTTAAAACTTCAAAAAACACTTCGCATATTATTTTAGGATATTATGAAAATGGATATTTTCAAGCATATAATGATGGTAAATACCAAGGCGCACAAATTGCCCCACTATTAAAAAGCAATTCATTTGCAATCATTGATAATAAAGATTTGATAAAAAAAGATACAAAAATCAAAATAATCCCATATACGCAGTATCTTTTTGATGAAGATAATAATATTTTAAATTAGAGATATATAAAGTATCTAGAGTTTAATTTCACATAAGTTTTAAGTAATAAAAATTAAATTTATTGCAAAACTAAAAAAATAATAGAATCTAACGATTTAATTGAATAATTTTAAATGAATAATAAATATCAAAATATGATATACTAATTATTAATGAGAGTAAATAATCTATCTTGCAATAGAAGTTTCAAGATTTAAAATACTTCTATTATTTAAAATATCATTTCATGGAATAAAAAATGAAAAAGTTTTTATTGGTTTCTATATTTTTTGGAACAAGTCTATATTCTTTAGAATTTGGTTATATGGGAAATAAGGCATTTGGTATGGGTGGAAGTGGTGTCGCACTAAGCTCAAATCCATTTTCTGCATATTACAATCCTGCCTTAATTGGTATAGATTCTGGTATAAATGTTGGATATTCAATTGGTCTTAGATATAAAGAATACAATGTAGGTAATTTATCAAATCTAAACATTGAAACTGCAAAAAGCTTTTTAAATGATAATAGCTTAAATGTAATATCAGAAAATGGCATAGCTATACAGATTCCACTTATATATGGTAATACATTTTCATCTACTATAGGAATTGGAGCATTTTATACAAAAATTGGAACTATTAATTTTCTAGCTAATGGCAATACTAGTAACAACAATTTAGATGCAAAGCTGATTACAAATGGATTAGAGTTATTAGAGATTCCACTAAGTTATGCACTAAATATCTCTAGTGTCATTGGAAATTTTAGTATTGGTATAAATGCAAAATATATCAATGCAAAGCATGGTATAGCAAGCCATGATTTTAGTGGTAATAATGCTATGCAAAATGCTTTCAATCAAGCACTCAAATTTAAAAATGGCATTGGCACAAATGCATTTGGAGTTGATGTTGGATTGGCTTATTCATTGCCATTTAATACATTTGTAATTGGCATAGTAGGAAAGAATCTAAATACACCAAATATCAACACAAGAAGTATTGAAAAACTAAGCTTAGATTCACAATATAGACTTGGTTTATCTACAAGTGCCATTCCATTAACAACAATTGCTCTTGATTTAGACCTAAAGCCAAATACTGAGTTTAGAGGCTTAGATAATACAATGGGTAAAAAACAAGTTCAATATATCTCACTTGGTGGAGATGTGGATTTTACATTTATGGATATAAAACTTGGACTTGCTAAAAATCTTGCAAATGGAGCTGAAGGTTGGCTTATCTATGGTGGTCTTGGATTTAAAGTAATTGATATATCATTATTTTCAAATACAAATATGACAAAAGGAAATGGTAGAAAGATTCCAACTGAATTTGGTGTAAAAATTGGTGGGGGATTTAGTTTTTAGGATTATCAATGAAAACAATATACACGCTTCTAATTAGTGTTAGCCTCATTAACGCATTAGAATTTAATATTATGGGAAATACTCCTGCAAGTGTTGGTGGAGCGGGCGTAGCATATACAAAAAATAGTTGGGCTGTGCATTATAATCCTGCCTTACTTGGTGTAAATAATAAGTTTAATATCGCATATAGTTTTGGTGCTGGATTTAGAGAAAATAATCTAACAGAACTAGCAAATATTGACTATCAAAATATACAAAATTTTCCAAATCAAATTAAAAGTATAATGAATGGCTCAAATAGTAGGATTGTCTTAAGGGCTGCAAATACAAAAAACTTTGAGAATCTAGGGCAGATAACAACAATACTCTCAAATATGGGTAATAATGGTGGAATAAAAGATAGTGAAAGTCTCAAAACTTATCTAACAGGAGTGCTAGGCAATGGTAATAGCAACATAACTTCTGTTCAAGAAGCCATAGATAAACTAAAAGAACCAGCTAATGCAGATAAAATAAATACAATTAAAAAAGATTTAGAATCTGCTGTCACAAAAACAGGACAAAGTGGAGTTGATGTAAGCTTAATAAGTAGTATCATAGATAATATTGATGTTAATAAAATACCAGGTTTATTAGAGACTATAAATAAAGCAAATGGCAATGGCATAGATTTTAAAGATATTTTAAAATCTATTGGTGGAATTACAATCAGTCGTGGTGCAAACCAACATCTTGATAGATTAATAGATGATTACCAAACTATTATAAATTCTACTAAAAACAATGATTTAAAGATTCATAGTAATAATGGATTAGTATTTCATGCGCCTGTTGGTCTTGGTAGCCTTGGGGTTGGAATGCTTGTAAATGCAAGTGGTTTTTTAAATCTTGAAATGGATAAAAAATACAATAAACTCATCATTCAAAATGGCAGTAATTATTATAAAGTAGATATAAATCATAATAATATTTCTCTTACTCAATCAGATGAGAGTAATTATAATTCAAGCTCTATATTAAATAGCAGTGCAAAACATAATCTAAATACAAATACACTTATACTTGTTGAAATCCCAATAGCCTATGGAGTGGGTATTCCTTTTTTATTTGGTGATTTATATCTAG
This genomic window contains:
- a CDS encoding GT-D fold domain-containing glycosyltransferase, translating into MNTTHFRINWGGVESKILEFEIAKNPRFYLDIDIGKKMFEFYLENVIEPMKTLWQNKTVIVIEGNNSYFGVYNDLLESANNIIRISDAPSLSAFSKIDELYKKALKIAQNLESDDICFVLALGATAKILGIKLIMKGYKCFDMGNCSISYDCFRLGAPRKLVDTFNPKKYYMLSSYLS
- a CDS encoding molybdopterin molybdotransferase MoeA, whose product is MNTLNMPDLSDFFIFIKELEVKQKKEETINLDNALNRILSCDIKSRYNIPRFDNSAMDGYAIKIGFETYKLKDSAFAGDKTNLEIKNNEAIKITTGAKIPKNTQAVIPKECVKLDNNKIILETTPNLNQCIKFKGEDYKSGKVILCSGSLLNAQNIALLASQGINKIKVKKKVKIIIFGSGNEITNINKKLGENQIYDINSYLIKSALSNLNCKIKYGGILSDKEKNIQNKIEKALDKYDIIITSGGVSIGEKDYMHKVLQNINADILLDSTNIKPGRPVIFSKKNNSFILSLPGNPIAAFIQYTLHLPLLIQKFNGSKNLYLKPIIAINKNEFKTSKNTSHIILGYYENGYFQAYNDGKYQGAQIAPLLKSNSFAIIDNKDLIKKDTKIKIIPYTQYLFDEDNNILN
- the traF gene encoding conjugal transfer protein TraF translates to MKKFLLVSIFFGTSLYSLEFGYMGNKAFGMGGSGVALSSNPFSAYYNPALIGIDSGINVGYSIGLRYKEYNVGNLSNLNIETAKSFLNDNSLNVISENGIAIQIPLIYGNTFSSTIGIGAFYTKIGTINFLANGNTSNNNLDAKLITNGLELLEIPLSYALNISSVIGNFSIGINAKYINAKHGIASHDFSGNNAMQNAFNQALKFKNGIGTNAFGVDVGLAYSLPFNTFVIGIVGKNLNTPNINTRSIEKLSLDSQYRLGLSTSAIPLTTIALDLDLKPNTEFRGLDNTMGKKQVQYISLGGDVDFTFMDIKLGLAKNLANGAEGWLIYGGLGFKVIDISLFSNTNMTKGNGRKIPTEFGVKIGGGFSF
- the traF gene encoding conjugal transfer protein TraF; the protein is MKTIYTLLISVSLINALEFNIMGNTPASVGGAGVAYTKNSWAVHYNPALLGVNNKFNIAYSFGAGFRENNLTELANIDYQNIQNFPNQIKSIMNGSNSRIVLRAANTKNFENLGQITTILSNMGNNGGIKDSESLKTYLTGVLGNGNSNITSVQEAIDKLKEPANADKINTIKKDLESAVTKTGQSGVDVSLISSIIDNIDVNKIPGLLETINKANGNGIDFKDILKSIGGITISRGANQHLDRLIDDYQTIINSTKNNDLKIHSNNGLVFHAPVGLGSLGVGMLVNASGFLNLEMDKKYNKLIIQNGSNYYKVDINHNNISLTQSDESNYNSSSILNSSAKHNLNTNTLILVEIPIAYGVGIPFLFGDLYLGASAKYIHATSMLQSQTFSLDNIKLNFNLKDNTKQSHTFGIDIGALYKISGFSIGIVGKNINTPKIDTSIGKFDLDTQLRAGIGLELWRFTILADIDIIPNTTLNPNKKSQMIGGGVILDASYVDFRFGAMSDMKPNPYGLILTGGMNILHFLDFSIQSSLNLKQINSRKTPNYLDIRIGGRFLF